One window from the genome of Vibrio sp. VB16 encodes:
- the rsgA gene encoding ribosome small subunit-dependent GTPase A: MNSNFTLPQLGWQPFFQQQLTLEDYEHNRIARVSAHHRSGYELLCEVGLLSLPIHHSLPQMTVGDWVLLDSSDQFVRLLDRHSLFRRKAAGPKAQEQFIAANIDTIFVVCSLNQDFNLSRIERYLSIAHDAEVEAVVVLTKADLCNDTDEKKAQVQALDNMLMIEVVNALDNDSTAGLLDWCKQSKTVAFMGSSGVGKSTLVNTLLDDHLQSTGSIREDDSKGRHTTTSRTLHMMPSGALLLDTPGMRELQLTDCESGVSETFSDIESVAKQCRFSDCQHHGEPGCAIQKALDSESIDPRRVDNYFKLMREQARNSATISEQRAHNKQLSKMYRTVQSKSRDRKKGDDN, translated from the coding sequence ATGAATTCAAATTTCACTTTGCCACAACTTGGTTGGCAGCCATTTTTCCAACAACAACTTACGTTAGAAGACTACGAACACAACCGTATCGCTCGAGTCTCAGCACACCATCGCTCCGGTTATGAGCTATTGTGTGAAGTCGGTTTGTTATCATTACCTATCCATCATTCGCTTCCTCAAATGACCGTTGGCGATTGGGTACTTCTAGATAGTTCGGATCAATTTGTTCGACTGTTAGACAGGCATTCACTGTTTCGACGTAAAGCAGCAGGACCAAAGGCACAAGAACAGTTTATTGCAGCGAACATAGATACTATTTTTGTTGTTTGTTCACTTAATCAAGATTTCAATCTTAGCCGAATAGAGCGGTATTTATCTATCGCCCATGATGCCGAGGTTGAGGCTGTCGTCGTGCTCACCAAGGCCGATTTATGTAATGATACCGACGAGAAAAAAGCACAAGTCCAAGCACTTGATAATATGCTTATGATCGAAGTGGTTAACGCATTAGATAACGATAGCACCGCCGGATTGCTTGATTGGTGTAAACAAAGCAAGACAGTCGCATTTATGGGGTCTTCCGGTGTCGGAAAATCGACTTTAGTGAACACCTTGTTAGATGATCACCTACAATCGACTGGCTCTATTCGAGAAGACGATAGCAAAGGTCGGCATACGACGACATCAAGAACACTGCACATGATGCCATCGGGTGCATTACTGCTAGACACGCCCGGAATGCGAGAGTTACAACTAACAGACTGCGAATCAGGCGTAAGCGAAACGTTTTCAGATATTGAGAGCGTTGCCAAACAGTGTCGTTTTTCAGACTGCCAACATCATGGCGAACCAGGTTGCGCCATTCAAAAAGCACTCGATTCCGAATCAATCGATCCACGTAGAGTGGACAACTATTTCAAGCTAATGAGAGAACAAGCAAGAAATAGTGCGACGATATCGGAACAGAGAGCACACAACAAACAACTAAGTAAAATGTACCGAACCGTGCAGAGCAAAAGCAGAGATAGAAAAAAAGGGGATGACAATTAA
- a CDS encoding copper chaperone PCu(A)C, whose product MKKTRVLLASTLSLFLSSFALASDVEIQHPYARATPPNAPTSAVFLVVSNKDSIEKNIISASTPAAGKVELHTHVMDGDVMKMRQVDTISIPAMGTTELKPGGLHIMLFELKQDFKEDGQIDVTINFANGESQTFTAKIKKVMQGMKMKH is encoded by the coding sequence ATGAAGAAAACACGTGTACTTTTAGCCTCAACCTTATCGCTATTCCTCTCGTCATTTGCCTTGGCATCTGATGTGGAAATTCAACACCCTTACGCCAGAGCAACACCACCTAATGCACCTACAAGTGCCGTTTTTTTGGTTGTCTCAAACAAAGACTCAATCGAAAAAAACATTATTTCAGCGTCGACACCAGCCGCAGGGAAAGTTGAGCTTCATACCCATGTTATGGACGGTGACGTAATGAAAATGCGTCAAGTAGACACGATTAGTATCCCAGCAATGGGAACGACCGAGCTAAAGCCTGGTGGCTTACACATCATGCTCTTTGAACTCAAACAAGACTTTAAAGAAGATGGACAGATCGACGTAACGATTAACTTTGCGAACGGCGAAAGCCAAACCTTTACCGCGAAAATTAAAAAGGTAATGCAAGGGATGAAGATGAAGCACTAA
- a CDS encoding SCO family protein, producing MSRNWSLAIVIAFVLGYSVKVYMDMQNDVALEKQNEAAMQIIKDPVFNGKDDTETHIFDVTDNRIRVVYFGYTRCPDVCPTSLAMLSGALSSINEGQLAQLRPMFISIDPERDEANAAHQYAQYFHANIEGFSAPMATTKPVADHYGVIFRKTELEDSAIGYVVDHSSYFYFLKPDGTLITKVAHTMNSSPIVAAIEDVLKTE from the coding sequence ATGAGTAGAAATTGGTCTTTAGCTATAGTTATCGCCTTTGTGCTTGGCTACAGCGTAAAAGTATATATGGATATGCAAAATGATGTTGCTCTAGAGAAACAAAATGAAGCGGCTATGCAGATCATTAAGGACCCCGTATTCAACGGTAAAGATGATACTGAAACACACATATTTGACGTCACCGACAACAGAATTCGAGTCGTATATTTTGGTTACACTCGCTGTCCAGATGTCTGCCCAACATCGCTGGCGATGTTATCCGGAGCGCTTAGCAGCATTAATGAAGGACAATTGGCGCAACTTAGACCTATGTTTATCTCCATCGATCCTGAAAGAGATGAAGCGAACGCAGCCCATCAATATGCACAATACTTCCATGCCAATATTGAAGGTTTTTCTGCCCCTATGGCGACAACAAAACCTGTTGCGGATCACTATGGTGTCATTTTTAGAAAAACAGAATTAGAAGATTCTGCTATCGGTTATGTAGTGGATCACAGCTCTTATTTCTATTTCCTAAAACCGGATGGGACTTTGATCACCAAAGTCGCCCACACCATGAACTCAAGTCCAATAGTTGCCGCGATCGAAGATGTACTCAAAACCGAATAA
- the malT gene encoding HTH-type transcriptional regulator MalT, translating to MLIPSKLTRPGRLHNAIVRPRVLDLLQQAPFYKLVLFRSPAGYGKTTMAAQWLANKSAVGWYSIDESDNDPSRFVNYFIQAINKATEGKCPSSQTLAERRQFSSLHSLFGEVFVELSDYFNEFYVVLDDYHLVDSDEIHEAMRFFLKNMPDNMTLVVTSRSTPPLGTANLRVRDLMIEIDNGLLAFDTEETTRFFNQRVSEGIDDATASNLQTYVEGWPSALQLIALQAQHHKRTLAQSAESVSQFNHAHLWDYLIEEVFDLLDEDTKYFLMQCSVLETFNDALVTDLTDREDSLGMIESLNRFGLFIYHLEGEQDWYRFHHLFGEFLAHQRKARIANEEVELHQKAAVAWLKLDIPYQALRHAQKAKDDALIAKIITNSGWKMFNHGELIVLENAINQLDKDFLYSNMKLSLLRAWLSQSQHRYNKVEDMLTISLSEMKSRKIILSTNDQGQVNALLAQVAINKNDPVLALELAELALSQLDTTIYRSRIVATSIVGEVNHVLGKLDRALPLMQQTEKLARQHQLYHQALWALLQQSEILVAQGFVQAAFEMQDNAFKLIEEQKLQQLPLHEFLLRSRAQILWCWNRLDEAEECAYKGIDVLGKADPSKHLHSYSMLARIAIGRGELDKAARFIEQIEHLLEQSTYHLDWTANASLSLILYWQARNDVESTKQWLIKANRPVEAKNHFLQLQWRNITRAQIYVGQYDEAKISLTFLQNEAEASELITDINRNLIVDAILAIKQNDDERASDMLKAALSMTNQTGMIGNFLIDGASIDHLLQKLMSKSTLGDLEKHRAQQLVKDISSKQRSRSIHFDEEFIDKLLNHPNIPELVRTSPLTHREWQVLGLIYSGFSNEQIAQELDVAGTTIKTHIRNLYQKLNIANRKEAIETAENLLNLMGY from the coding sequence ATGTTGATACCTTCAAAATTAACTAGACCCGGTCGTTTGCATAACGCGATAGTCAGACCACGAGTACTCGATTTACTGCAACAAGCGCCTTTCTATAAGCTTGTACTTTTTCGTTCGCCTGCGGGATACGGCAAAACCACCATGGCTGCCCAGTGGTTGGCAAATAAAAGTGCCGTAGGTTGGTATAGCATAGACGAGAGTGATAACGACCCATCTCGTTTTGTGAACTATTTCATTCAGGCTATCAACAAAGCAACAGAGGGAAAATGTCCCAGTTCGCAAACATTGGCGGAGAGGCGACAGTTCTCCTCACTTCATTCACTCTTTGGCGAAGTTTTTGTTGAACTCTCTGATTATTTCAATGAGTTCTATGTGGTGTTGGATGATTATCATCTTGTCGATTCAGATGAGATCCACGAAGCCATGCGTTTTTTCTTAAAAAACATGCCTGACAACATGACACTTGTTGTCACTAGTAGGAGTACACCACCTTTGGGAACGGCTAACCTAAGGGTTAGAGATCTCATGATCGAAATCGACAATGGTTTACTCGCCTTTGACACCGAAGAAACAACACGTTTTTTTAATCAGCGCGTCTCTGAAGGCATCGATGATGCTACGGCCTCAAACTTACAAACCTACGTCGAAGGTTGGCCTTCGGCTCTGCAATTGATCGCGCTACAAGCACAGCATCATAAGCGGACACTTGCGCAATCAGCAGAATCTGTTTCTCAATTTAACCATGCGCATTTATGGGACTACTTGATTGAAGAGGTCTTTGATTTACTCGATGAAGATACGAAGTATTTTCTGATGCAATGTTCAGTACTAGAGACATTTAATGACGCCTTGGTGACAGACCTCACCGATAGGGAAGATTCCCTCGGCATGATTGAATCACTCAATCGTTTTGGACTCTTTATCTATCACTTAGAAGGTGAGCAAGATTGGTACCGATTCCACCACCTCTTTGGCGAGTTTCTTGCGCATCAAAGAAAAGCACGCATCGCAAATGAAGAAGTTGAGTTGCACCAAAAAGCCGCGGTAGCCTGGCTTAAGTTAGATATTCCATATCAAGCTCTTCGTCATGCTCAAAAGGCAAAAGATGACGCTCTTATTGCTAAGATCATAACCAACTCTGGTTGGAAGATGTTTAATCATGGCGAGCTGATTGTATTGGAAAATGCGATCAATCAATTAGATAAAGACTTTTTGTATAGCAATATGAAGCTATCTCTATTGCGAGCGTGGCTATCTCAGAGCCAGCACCGATACAATAAAGTAGAAGATATGTTAACCATATCTCTTTCCGAGATGAAAAGTAGAAAGATAATTCTCAGCACTAACGACCAAGGTCAAGTAAACGCCTTACTCGCACAAGTTGCGATTAATAAAAATGACCCTGTCCTTGCTCTTGAACTGGCTGAATTGGCATTGAGCCAGTTAGATACAACTATCTATCGTAGCCGGATTGTTGCCACTTCCATTGTTGGTGAAGTTAACCATGTATTGGGTAAATTAGATCGCGCATTGCCTCTGATGCAACAAACCGAGAAACTGGCCCGTCAACATCAATTATATCATCAAGCATTGTGGGCACTGTTACAACAAAGTGAAATATTAGTCGCACAAGGATTTGTACAAGCCGCATTTGAGATGCAAGATAATGCCTTTAAACTCATTGAAGAGCAGAAGCTTCAACAACTGCCTCTCCACGAGTTTCTGCTGCGTTCTAGAGCGCAAATACTCTGGTGTTGGAATCGCTTAGACGAAGCAGAAGAGTGTGCTTACAAAGGGATTGATGTACTAGGAAAGGCCGATCCTAGTAAACATTTACACAGCTATTCTATGTTGGCTCGTATTGCTATTGGCCGAGGTGAACTTGATAAAGCCGCAAGGTTTATCGAACAGATAGAACACCTATTGGAACAGTCAACCTATCACCTAGACTGGACAGCTAACGCATCGCTCTCCTTAATACTTTATTGGCAAGCACGCAACGATGTCGAATCCACGAAGCAATGGTTAATAAAAGCAAATCGACCAGTTGAAGCAAAAAACCACTTTTTGCAGCTGCAATGGCGAAATATTACCAGAGCACAGATCTATGTTGGTCAATATGATGAGGCAAAAATAAGCTTAACATTTTTACAAAATGAAGCCGAAGCTTCAGAACTCATCACCGATATAAACAGAAATCTTATTGTGGATGCTATCCTTGCCATAAAACAGAACGATGATGAACGGGCTAGCGATATGCTTAAAGCCGCATTAAGCATGACAAATCAGACGGGAATGATAGGTAACTTCTTAATTGATGGTGCTTCTATTGACCACCTGCTACAAAAGCTGATGAGTAAATCAACGTTAGGCGATCTCGAAAAACATAGAGCACAACAGCTTGTAAAAGACATATCGAGTAAGCAGCGCAGCCGCTCAATTCATTTTGATGAGGAGTTCATCGACAAGCTTCTTAATCATCCGAATATTCCGGAGTTGGTTAGAACCAGTCCATTAACCCACCGAGAATGGCAGGTATTAGGCTTGATCTACTCTGGTTTCAGTAACGAGCAAATTGCACAAGAGTTAGATGTGGCAGGGACAACAATCAAAACTCACATTCGTAATCTTTATCAAAAGCTGAATATAGCCAATAGAAAAGAAGCAATAGAAACTGCCGAAAATTTGCTCAATCTAATGGGTTATTGA
- a CDS encoding glycogen/starch/alpha-glucan phosphorylase, whose protein sequence is MKPTQQKKFDKASFQANVKKHLSATYATTIEHADSRAWYLAMGRALAELTTLDLLETENDKAIQNAKSVNYLSLEFLIGRLTGNNLISMGLYGQITDAMTELGQNLSDLLEEERDPSLGNGGLGRLAACFMDSCAAQEFPTIGYGLHYEYGLFKQSFEQGHQKEAPDAWRGVEGYPWEVARPEYAQQIGFYGHVDSEFVNGVEKRRWVPGMQVQGMPWDLPIVGYESNTVYPLRLWECRAIAPFSLESFNNGDYFEAQHALIDSGNITKVLYPNDNHEKGKTLRLMQQYFHSAASMADILRRHDAAGHKIADLPKYETIQLNDTHPTIAIPELMRILMDERDLSWDAAWAICSKTFAYTNHTLLPEALETWSESLIQRLLPRHMEIIYQINHLFLADVRAKWPGDVEKQRKLSIIQEGFHRMVRMANLCVVGSYAVNGVAALHSALVKRDLFPEFNELYPNKLQNVTNGVTPRRWLKFCNPGLSDLISEKIGTEWPADLDQLTQVAEFAEDKAFQKRYMAVKKENKQRLANWVQENMGIELDTNAIFDVQIKRLHEYKRQHLNLLHILSLYHRLLNDPTFDMAPRVVFFAAKAAPGYHLAKEIIYATNKVAEKINNDKRVNHKLKVVFIPDYRVSMAEIIIPAADVSEQISTAGKEASGTGNMKMALNGALTIGTMDGANVEIREEVGDENIYIFGLDVDGVEALRASGYNPFDYYNSDPLLKASLDLLLSDEFTPGQPGKLRATFDSLLDGGDPYLCLADFSSYVKAHEDMDAQYRDQEGWARKAILNTALVGKFSSDRSIRDYVNNIWKLEAVKR, encoded by the coding sequence ATGAAACCAACTCAACAAAAGAAATTTGATAAAGCCTCTTTCCAAGCTAATGTTAAGAAACATCTAAGTGCAACTTATGCGACCACAATAGAACACGCTGACTCTCGTGCTTGGTACCTAGCAATGGGACGCGCATTGGCTGAATTGACCACACTTGACCTATTAGAAACGGAAAATGACAAGGCTATTCAAAACGCGAAGAGCGTTAACTATCTTTCTCTAGAATTTTTAATCGGTCGCCTAACAGGTAATAACCTGATTAGTATGGGTTTGTACGGGCAAATTACAGACGCGATGACTGAACTTGGTCAGAACCTTTCTGACCTGCTTGAAGAAGAACGAGACCCATCACTAGGTAATGGTGGTTTGGGTCGTCTTGCTGCATGTTTCATGGATTCGTGTGCAGCTCAAGAATTTCCAACCATTGGATATGGCCTTCATTATGAATATGGTCTATTCAAACAATCTTTTGAACAAGGTCATCAAAAAGAAGCACCTGACGCATGGCGCGGTGTTGAAGGCTACCCATGGGAAGTTGCTCGTCCTGAATATGCACAGCAAATTGGTTTTTATGGCCATGTTGATTCTGAGTTTGTTAACGGTGTAGAAAAACGTCGTTGGGTACCAGGTATGCAAGTTCAAGGTATGCCTTGGGATCTTCCAATCGTCGGTTACGAAAGTAATACGGTTTATCCATTGCGCCTTTGGGAATGTCGTGCAATTGCCCCGTTCTCCCTAGAAAGTTTTAACAATGGTGATTACTTTGAAGCACAGCATGCGCTGATCGACTCGGGTAACATTACTAAAGTTCTTTATCCAAACGATAACCACGAAAAGGGTAAAACACTTCGTCTAATGCAGCAGTATTTCCACAGTGCAGCATCAATGGCAGACATTCTACGTCGTCATGACGCGGCGGGTCATAAAATAGCCGACTTACCTAAATATGAGACCATTCAGCTTAACGATACGCATCCAACGATCGCTATTCCTGAATTGATGCGTATTCTGATGGATGAGCGTGATCTTTCTTGGGATGCCGCATGGGCTATTTGTTCAAAAACGTTTGCTTATACAAACCATACGTTATTGCCAGAAGCACTGGAAACGTGGAGTGAATCACTTATTCAGCGTCTTCTTCCTCGTCATATGGAAATCATCTATCAGATTAACCACCTATTCCTAGCCGATGTACGTGCTAAGTGGCCAGGTGATGTTGAAAAACAACGTAAGCTTTCTATTATCCAAGAAGGTTTCCACCGCATGGTGCGTATGGCAAATCTATGTGTTGTTGGTTCATACGCGGTAAACGGTGTTGCGGCTCTTCACTCTGCACTGGTTAAGCGCGATCTATTCCCTGAGTTCAATGAGCTATATCCAAACAAGCTACAAAACGTAACGAACGGTGTGACTCCTCGTCGTTGGTTGAAGTTCTGTAACCCAGGCCTTTCGGACTTAATCTCTGAGAAAATTGGTACAGAGTGGCCCGCCGATCTTGACCAGTTGACACAAGTAGCAGAATTTGCGGAAGATAAAGCGTTCCAAAAACGATACATGGCTGTTAAGAAAGAAAACAAGCAGCGTTTAGCCAACTGGGTACAAGAAAACATGGGTATTGAACTTGATACCAATGCCATCTTTGATGTCCAGATTAAGCGTCTTCATGAATACAAACGTCAGCATCTAAACTTGCTGCACATTCTATCTTTGTATCATCGTTTATTGAACGATCCGACATTTGATATGGCACCACGTGTTGTATTTTTTGCAGCAAAAGCGGCGCCGGGTTACCACCTTGCTAAAGAGATTATTTACGCGACAAACAAAGTGGCAGAGAAGATCAACAATGACAAACGTGTTAATCACAAGCTCAAAGTTGTATTTATCCCAGATTACCGTGTAAGCATGGCGGAAATCATTATTCCTGCTGCTGACGTCTCCGAGCAAATCTCTACCGCAGGTAAAGAAGCGTCTGGTACAGGCAACATGAAGATGGCTCTAAACGGCGCGTTAACTATTGGTACGATGGATGGTGCAAACGTGGAGATTCGTGAAGAAGTAGGTGATGAAAATATCTACATCTTTGGCTTGGATGTTGATGGTGTGGAAGCTCTACGAGCGAGTGGCTATAACCCATTTGACTACTACAACTCAGATCCATTATTGAAAGCATCATTGGATCTACTTCTGAGCGATGAGTTCACACCAGGCCAACCCGGCAAGCTTCGTGCGACATTTGACAGCTTGTTAGATGGTGGTGACCCTTATCTATGTCTTGCTGATTTTTCCTCTTATGTGAAAGCACATGAAGATATGGACGCACAGTACCGTGACCAAGAAGGTTGGGCACGTAAAGCGATATTGAATACAGCACTGGTCGGCAAATTCAGTTCTGACCGTTCAATTCGTGACTATGTAAATAATATCTGGAAACTAGAAGCCGTTAAGCGCTAG
- the malQ gene encoding 4-alpha-glucanotransferase, producing the protein MKQQSALKQVAEIARIADSYVSAWGEDATVKDETIRRLLASLGYDTSSDEKLLKSAEKKHKKDVLDSVLVVRGSDQPVEVSLNLGVSARESEFSWRLETEQGEVLEGYLQSQIVRDERAEGGSLVFQLPNLAWGYHKLIVSRKRRKTPYEMTLIVTPTACYKQEQIEAGKKMWGPSVQLYTLRTQHNWGIGDFGDLKQLVAEVASRGGDFVGLNPIHSLFPANPEGASPYSPSSRRWLNVLYIDVSSVPEFVLSVEAQQKVGSTDFQHRLQRVRDAHWVNYTEVADLKMSVLPLLYNEFKTRHLDKESERAAEFLAFIEEGGASLKHQAAFDALHSKLHKEDSSVWGWPVFPEQYRHFDNAAVQKFIADNQELVQLYFYLQWVADSQIHEAQVLAEEKGMSVGLYRDLAVGVADSGSETWADDGVLVQGASIGAPPDVLGPLGQNWGLPPLNPLVLQETSYDAYIKLLRANMKHCGSLRIDHVLGLLRLWLIPKGEGATEGAYIYYPVEDMLAILALESHRHQCSVIGEDLGTVPDEIVDILADAGVHSYKVFFFEVAEDGGYYSPAHYKDQSMSALCTHDMPTLRGFWHCDDLKMGKELGLYPDEKQLEVLFDDRLKCKQEILNSVAWHGRLPDCVGRDATLVAMDQHLSEALQLHLASGSSTLLSVQLEDWLEMDKPVNIPGTVNEYPNWRRKLSVGLDDIFAREEVNRIARRLTEVRQEAGR; encoded by the coding sequence ATGAAACAACAATCAGCACTAAAACAAGTCGCTGAAATAGCTAGAATTGCAGATAGTTATGTCAGTGCATGGGGAGAAGATGCGACCGTTAAAGACGAAACCATCCGTCGACTGCTTGCGTCTCTAGGTTACGATACATCGAGTGATGAAAAGTTACTCAAATCTGCCGAAAAAAAGCATAAGAAAGATGTATTAGATTCTGTGCTTGTTGTTCGTGGTAGTGATCAACCTGTTGAAGTGAGTTTGAACTTAGGCGTCAGTGCACGCGAAAGCGAATTTAGCTGGCGTTTGGAAACAGAGCAAGGCGAAGTACTTGAAGGGTATTTACAATCTCAAATTGTTAGAGATGAACGCGCTGAAGGCGGGTCATTGGTATTTCAATTGCCGAATCTTGCTTGGGGTTATCACAAGCTGATTGTTAGCCGTAAACGCCGTAAGACACCTTATGAAATGACATTGATTGTGACCCCAACGGCTTGTTATAAACAAGAGCAGATCGAAGCGGGTAAAAAAATGTGGGGGCCGAGTGTACAACTCTATACTCTGCGTACTCAGCACAATTGGGGTATTGGTGATTTTGGGGATCTTAAACAGCTTGTCGCTGAAGTGGCGTCCCGCGGTGGTGATTTCGTTGGCTTAAACCCTATTCACTCGCTGTTTCCTGCTAATCCAGAAGGTGCTAGCCCGTACAGCCCATCTTCACGTCGTTGGTTGAACGTGCTTTACATAGACGTAAGTTCAGTCCCTGAGTTCGTATTAAGCGTTGAAGCACAGCAAAAAGTTGGCAGCACGGACTTCCAACATCGATTGCAAAGAGTTCGCGATGCTCATTGGGTTAATTATACTGAAGTTGCTGATCTAAAGATGAGTGTTTTGCCTCTTCTTTATAACGAATTTAAAACACGTCACTTAGATAAAGAAAGTGAGCGTGCAGCTGAGTTTTTGGCCTTCATTGAAGAAGGTGGAGCAAGCCTAAAACATCAAGCAGCCTTTGATGCGTTACACAGCAAGTTACACAAAGAAGATTCTTCGGTTTGGGGTTGGCCTGTTTTCCCTGAACAGTACCGTCATTTTGATAACGCCGCTGTTCAAAAGTTTATCGCGGACAATCAAGAATTAGTTCAGCTGTATTTTTATCTTCAATGGGTGGCAGATAGCCAGATCCATGAAGCGCAAGTATTGGCTGAAGAGAAAGGTATGTCCGTTGGTCTTTATCGTGATTTAGCCGTTGGTGTTGCTGATTCGGGATCTGAAACTTGGGCAGACGATGGTGTTCTCGTTCAAGGTGCAAGCATCGGTGCTCCACCAGATGTATTGGGACCGCTTGGCCAAAACTGGGGGCTGCCACCACTTAACCCTCTGGTCTTGCAAGAAACCAGTTACGATGCGTATATAAAACTGCTTCGAGCCAATATGAAGCATTGTGGTTCACTTCGAATTGATCACGTATTAGGGCTGTTACGTCTCTGGTTAATCCCTAAAGGTGAAGGTGCAACAGAAGGGGCCTATATCTACTATCCAGTAGAGGATATGCTTGCCATTCTTGCGCTTGAATCGCATCGACATCAGTGCTCAGTGATTGGCGAAGATTTAGGTACCGTACCTGATGAGATAGTGGATATTCTTGCGGATGCCGGTGTGCATTCATACAAGGTGTTCTTCTTTGAAGTCGCGGAGGATGGTGGTTATTATTCTCCAGCGCATTACAAAGATCAGTCTATGTCCGCTCTTTGTACGCACGATATGCCGACATTACGTGGTTTCTGGCACTGCGATGACCTAAAGATGGGCAAAGAACTTGGTTTATATCCAGATGAAAAGCAGCTTGAAGTTCTATTTGATGACCGTTTAAAGTGCAAGCAAGAGATACTTAATAGTGTTGCTTGGCATGGCCGCTTACCGGACTGCGTAGGAAGAGATGCAACCTTAGTCGCAATGGATCAACACCTAAGTGAGGCATTGCAGCTTCACCTTGCTTCTGGTTCCTCAACCTTGTTGAGTGTTCAGCTAGAAGATTGGCTAGAAATGGATAAACCCGTCAATATTCCAGGCACTGTCAATGAATATCCTAACTGGCGTCGCAAGCTTTCTGTTGGGTTAGATGACATATTTGCTCGCGAAGAAGTGAATAGGATTGCAAGAAGACTTACAGAAGTGCGTCAGGAAGCTGGAAGATAG
- a CDS encoding DUF368 domain-containing protein, which yields MNYLITFFKGMAMGAADVVPGVSGGTIAFITGIYDTLLESIRRVNPRLLILWKQQGFKVAFNHINGFFLISLFGGIITSILTFAKLISWLLVNHPIPLWSFFFGLILVSVFHILKQVEKKDIVRGIIVVVGIAFAYFITVLKPLEMDPTSINFVFAGAIAICAMILPGISGSFILLLLGMYAPILAAAKTIQIDILLLFVAGCVLGLLTFSHLLSWLLKSFRDSTLMFLTGLMIGTLPKIWPWKETISWRINSHGEHVPLVQENLSPFQFEALTSQPHQLLLSIAMMFLAIGLVLLLEKVSDKK from the coding sequence ATGAATTACTTAATCACCTTTTTCAAAGGTATGGCGATGGGCGCAGCGGATGTGGTACCAGGCGTTTCTGGCGGCACCATTGCATTTATTACCGGTATCTATGACACTCTTCTTGAGAGTATTCGACGAGTGAATCCAAGGCTACTTATCCTATGGAAACAACAAGGATTTAAAGTCGCATTTAACCATATCAATGGCTTTTTTCTTATCAGCCTTTTTGGTGGGATAATTACCAGTATTTTAACCTTTGCCAAGCTGATCTCTTGGCTACTCGTTAATCACCCTATCCCTCTCTGGTCATTTTTCTTCGGTCTCATCTTAGTTTCTGTTTTTCATATCCTTAAACAGGTTGAAAAAAAGGATATCGTTCGCGGTATTATTGTCGTAGTCGGTATCGCATTTGCGTACTTTATTACCGTACTTAAACCACTAGAGATGGATCCAACTAGCATCAATTTTGTCTTCGCTGGCGCCATCGCTATCTGTGCCATGATCTTGCCCGGTATTTCAGGCAGCTTTATTCTTTTATTACTAGGCATGTACGCGCCGATACTTGCTGCAGCAAAAACCATTCAAATAGACATACTTCTGTTATTCGTTGCTGGCTGCGTTTTAGGTTTGCTTACATTTTCTCATCTACTCTCTTGGCTGCTTAAATCTTTTAGAGATTCGACCTTAATGTTTTTGACTGGGCTAATGATAGGAACGTTACCGAAAATATGGCCTTGGAAAGAGACCATCAGTTGGCGTATAAATTCACACGGTGAACACGTTCCTTTGGTACAAGAAAACCTGTCACCCTTCCAATTTGAAGCTCTCACTTCTCAGCCACATCAATTGTTACTGTCCATTGCGATGATGTTTCTGGCTATAGGGCTTGTTTTACTGCTCGAGAAGGTTTCCGATAAAAAATAA